Proteins from one Burkholderiaceae bacterium DAT-1 genomic window:
- a CDS encoding molecular chaperone, producing the protein MNEGRRDTSLTVRNTGGDAFLAQSWLQSGVSDDAPETLELWVTPPVVRIDPNREALVRIVPLDIAKLPKEQESVFYLNVQQVPENKADIQNKLVLAIRQRLKVFYRPSGLKGTSEDAPKQLVWRVEAATDGGYTVFLRNPSVYHVNFAGVSLLREKQSIADHDAFMLKPLESREIHIDRKINVGASIADTIRFSTINDFGAEDVQAHSLPNPSSAQ; encoded by the coding sequence GTGAATGAAGGTCGGCGAGATACAAGCCTGACTGTTCGCAATACCGGCGGTGATGCTTTTCTTGCTCAATCCTGGTTGCAATCCGGTGTCAGTGATGATGCACCGGAAACGCTAGAACTATGGGTCACTCCACCTGTTGTGCGAATTGATCCAAATCGGGAAGCATTGGTGCGGATTGTGCCGCTGGATATTGCCAAACTCCCTAAAGAACAGGAATCTGTATTCTATTTGAATGTTCAGCAAGTGCCTGAAAATAAAGCTGATATTCAGAATAAGCTTGTTTTGGCCATTCGCCAGCGTTTAAAAGTGTTTTATCGTCCAAGCGGTTTAAAGGGCACATCTGAGGATGCACCCAAGCAGCTTGTATGGCGTGTCGAAGCTGCAACCGACGGGGGCTATACCGTATTTTTACGGAATCCCTCTGTTTATCACGTGAATTTTGCTGGTGTTTCCTTGCTTCGTGAAAAGCAATCGATTGCGGATCATGATGCATTTATGCTTAAACCGCTTGAATCCCGTGAAATCCACATTGATCGAAAGATCAATGTGGGTGCATCAATTGCAGATACGATTCGGTTTAGCACCATCAACGATTTCGGTGCCGAGGATGTCCAGGCTCATTCACTGCCTAACCCTAGCAGCGCTCAATAG
- the glpK gene encoding glycerol kinase GlpK: MTELFLAIDQGTTSTRAMVLGMDGSVHARAQRELPQHYPADGWVEHDALEIRDHTLELCKQALADVSQPVRAIGITNQRETTVIWDRQTGLPIHKAIVWQDRRTAPWCASHRTPDVERWLAERTGLLLDPYFSATKIAWLLDQVPGARARAERGELAFGTIDTWLIWTLTGGRVHATDASNASRTALFNIRTQTWDAELLTFFNVPDAILPTVLDSADDFGTTDAAVLGVALPIRGVAGDQQAATVGQACFAPGMVKSTYGTGCFMVMNTGEQIVTSRNRLLSTVAWRLNGKVTYALEGSIFVAGAAVQWLRDAVRLVSHAGETEQIARSIPDTRGVYLVPAFTGLGAPYWDPDARGAIVGLTRDTGMAEIVRAALEAVCYQTRDLLEAMRADGAQMPAAIRVDGGMAVNDWVMQYLADLLATPVERPALTETTALGAAWLAALGSGAASSLEEIGARWQSVARFDPAMDDTARERLYGGWRSAVARVQLQPGSR; encoded by the coding sequence ATGACCGAGCTGTTTCTGGCAATCGACCAGGGCACCACCAGTACCCGCGCCATGGTACTGGGCATGGATGGCAGCGTGCATGCGCGTGCGCAGCGAGAATTACCCCAGCATTATCCGGCCGATGGCTGGGTCGAGCACGATGCGCTGGAGATTCGCGATCATACCCTTGAGCTCTGCAAGCAAGCGCTGGCTGACGTCAGCCAGCCGGTGCGTGCCATCGGCATCACCAACCAGCGCGAAACCACGGTCATCTGGGATCGCCAGACCGGCCTGCCTATCCACAAGGCGATTGTCTGGCAGGACAGACGGACTGCGCCCTGGTGCGCCAGCCATCGCACGCCGGACGTAGAACGCTGGCTGGCCGAGCGCACAGGCCTGCTACTCGACCCGTATTTTTCCGCGACCAAGATTGCCTGGCTGCTGGATCAGGTACCCGGTGCTAGGGCGCGTGCCGAGCGTGGCGAGCTGGCCTTTGGCACGATAGATACCTGGCTAATCTGGACGCTGACTGGTGGCCGCGTACATGCCACCGATGCCAGCAATGCATCCCGCACCGCGCTGTTTAATATCCGGACGCAGACGTGGGATGCCGAGTTGCTGACCTTCTTCAACGTGCCTGATGCCATCCTGCCGACGGTACTCGATAGTGCCGATGATTTTGGTACGACCGATGCAGCGGTATTGGGCGTGGCTTTGCCGATTCGTGGTGTGGCGGGCGACCAGCAGGCGGCCACGGTCGGGCAGGCCTGCTTCGCGCCGGGCATGGTGAAGTCTACCTATGGCACCGGCTGTTTTATGGTGATGAATACCGGCGAGCAGATTGTGACGTCGCGCAATCGCCTACTCAGTACTGTTGCCTGGCGACTGAATGGCAAGGTCACCTACGCACTCGAAGGCAGTATTTTTGTGGCGGGTGCGGCGGTGCAATGGCTGCGCGATGCGGTGCGTCTGGTGAGTCACGCGGGTGAAACCGAACAGATTGCCCGTTCGATTCCCGATACGCGCGGAGTCTATCTGGTGCCAGCCTTTACCGGCCTTGGCGCGCCTTACTGGGACCCCGATGCGCGCGGGGCGATTGTCGGCCTGACGCGTGATACCGGCATGGCCGAAATCGTGCGGGCGGCGCTGGAAGCCGTGTGTTACCAGACCCGTGATTTGCTGGAAGCGATGCGAGCCGATGGCGCACAGATGCCCGCGGCCATTCGTGTCGATGGCGGTATGGCCGTGAACGACTGGGTGATGCAGTATCTGGCGGATTTGCTGGCTACACCGGTCGAGCGTCCGGCATTGACCGAAACCACCGCGCTTGGAGCCGCCTGGCTGGCCGCACTGGGTTCGGGCGCGGCTTCTAGTCTGGAAGAAATCGGCGCACGCTGGCAGTCGGTTGCCCGATTTGATCCGGCGATGGATGACACTGCGCGTGAGCGTCTGTATGGCGGCTGGCGTTCGGCGGTGGCCCGCGTCCAGTTGCAGCCGGGCAGTCGCTGA
- the rfaQ gene encoding putative lipopolysaccharide heptosyltransferase III, which produces MHPVLKPDDAIDVMALRCILVIKLRHHGDVLLSGPVLSALKAAAPHTEIDALVYKDTRDMIELHPAMSQLHLIDRQWKKLGPVGQLRAEWQLIRTLKSRQYDLVVHLTEHNRGAWLIRLLKPRWSVGMEGDFGRFFAKTFTHRYPVIAGNRRHTVEIHLDALRRLGIQPDPRTRLTMMPGAPAEQHVAELLATHGVQAGRYIVVHPGSRWLFKCWPVEQTVAVCRQLQADGHTLVLTGAPDPAEAGMVNAVIAGLSQPVVNLQGQLTLKQLGAVIASARMLFGVDSAPMHMAAALGTPVVALFGPSGEIEWAPWQVKHRIITSDHPCRPCGRDGCGGGKVSDCLVQIGSQRVYAAIQDLLAECA; this is translated from the coding sequence ATGCATCCTGTACTCAAACCCGACGACGCCATCGATGTGATGGCGTTGCGCTGTATTCTGGTCATCAAATTGCGCCATCATGGCGATGTGTTGCTATCTGGTCCGGTGCTGTCTGCGCTGAAAGCCGCCGCACCGCACACTGAAATTGACGCGCTGGTCTACAAAGACACCCGCGACATGATCGAACTGCATCCGGCCATGAGCCAGTTGCACCTGATCGACCGCCAGTGGAAAAAGCTGGGGCCGGTCGGGCAGCTGCGCGCCGAATGGCAATTGATCCGCACCCTCAAATCCCGCCAGTATGATCTGGTGGTGCATCTTACCGAGCATAATCGCGGCGCTTGGCTGATCCGCTTGCTTAAACCGCGCTGGTCGGTGGGCATGGAGGGCGATTTTGGGCGCTTCTTTGCCAAAACCTTTACCCATCGCTATCCGGTGATTGCAGGCAATCGTCGCCATACCGTGGAGATTCACCTCGATGCGTTGCGGCGGCTAGGAATTCAGCCCGATCCGCGTACGCGATTGACGATGATGCCCGGTGCGCCCGCCGAGCAGCATGTGGCCGAACTACTGGCCACGCACGGCGTGCAAGCCGGGCGTTATATCGTGGTGCATCCGGGTTCGCGCTGGTTATTTAAATGCTGGCCCGTCGAGCAGACGGTGGCGGTCTGTCGGCAGCTGCAGGCCGATGGCCATACCTTGGTGCTCACCGGGGCGCCCGATCCGGCAGAGGCAGGCATGGTCAATGCCGTCATTGCGGGGCTGAGCCAGCCGGTGGTGAATCTGCAAGGCCAGCTTACGCTGAAGCAACTGGGCGCCGTGATTGCATCGGCGCGCATGCTGTTCGGTGTCGATTCCGCGCCCATGCATATGGCTGCTGCGCTGGGCACGCCGGTGGTGGCGCTTTTTGGTCCCTCGGGTGAAATCGAATGGGCACCGTGGCAGGTGAAGCATCGCATTATCACCAGCGATCACCCCTGTCGTCCCTGCGGCCGAGATGGCTGTGGCGGGGGCAAGGTGAGCGATTGTCTGGTGCAGATTGGCAGCCAGCGTGTCTATGCTGCGATTCAGGATTTACTGGCGGAGTGCGCATGA
- a CDS encoding PTS sugar transporter subunit IIA — MVGILLITHYGLGESYAECAAHVLGRPLPNLRHLAINRHDDPDEARRRAEALVNELDDGSGVVILTDIYGGTPANVAYKLIKPGKVEAVAGVNLPMLVRAICYSHEAIEVTVSKAVTGGLEGVMYMLPPIARELGLD, encoded by the coding sequence ATGGTCGGAATTCTATTGATCACACACTACGGTCTCGGGGAGAGCTATGCCGAATGTGCGGCACACGTGCTCGGTCGCCCCCTGCCCAATTTGCGCCATCTGGCCATCAATCGCCATGACGATCCCGATGAGGCCCGTCGCCGCGCCGAGGCGCTGGTCAATGAACTGGATGATGGATCCGGGGTGGTGATCCTGACCGATATTTATGGCGGAACACCTGCAAACGTTGCCTACAAGCTGATCAAGCCCGGCAAGGTGGAAGCGGTTGCGGGCGTTAATCTACCCATGCTGGTTCGCGCAATCTGTTACAGCCATGAAGCCATTGAAGTGACGGTAAGCAAGGCCGTGACGGGCGGGTTGGAAGGGGTGATGTATATGCTGCCACCCATCGCCCGAGAGCTGGGTCTGGATTAA
- the ptsP gene encoding phosphoenolpyruvate--protein phosphotransferase, whose translation MAITLHGIGIGGGIAIGRAHLISHTDLEVAHYDIEEREIPAELARFDAAIRVTRKELEMLWGSIPENAPTELGAFLSLHVMLLNDHTISREPRDIIAEHHCNAEWALKLQQDRLLAQFDEIEEEYLRERRNDVIQVIERIQKSLDGRHGTRFVAPDDSRHCILIAHDLSPADMVLFKQSEFAAFLTDVGGPTSHTAILGRSLDIPSILALHNARQLIRDEETIIVDGSAGVVIVDPSETILEEYRRKQANHLQEKKRLKSLKKTEAITLDGTKVEVLANIESAADCEHALEHGAAGVGLFRSEFLFLGRDDLPSEEEQFNAYRAVMEGMQGKPVTIRTVDLGRDKMPKWADHNASPNPALGMTGVRLCLSEPVMFRTQLRAMLRAAKFGPLKMLVPMLSGIHEISQIQFHLEEARESLRDDGVDFGELQLGGMIEVPAAALSISHFLKKLDFVSIGTNDLIQYTLAVDRCDDAVANLYDPLHPAVLHLIRHVIHTADRLGKPVSVCGETAGDPNLTRLLLALGLRSFSMHPAQLLNVKQVILKTDLTSMGSLASRIQRAEDSGRVRELLADLND comes from the coding sequence ATGGCGATCACCCTGCACGGTATCGGGATTGGTGGTGGCATCGCGATCGGGCGAGCCCATCTGATTTCACATACCGATCTTGAAGTCGCACACTACGATATCGAGGAACGCGAGATTCCGGCGGAACTGGCACGCTTTGACGCGGCCATCCGTGTTACGCGCAAGGAACTGGAAATGCTCTGGGGCTCGATCCCGGAGAATGCCCCGACCGAACTGGGCGCCTTCCTGTCCCTGCATGTGATGCTGCTCAATGATCACACCATTTCGCGCGAACCACGCGACATCATTGCCGAGCATCATTGCAATGCCGAATGGGCGCTCAAGCTGCAGCAGGATCGCCTGCTGGCGCAGTTCGACGAAATTGAAGAAGAATACCTGCGCGAACGCCGCAACGATGTGATTCAGGTGATCGAACGGATCCAGAAATCACTCGACGGTCGTCACGGCACGCGCTTTGTGGCACCTGACGATAGTCGTCATTGCATTCTGATTGCCCATGATCTCAGCCCGGCAGATATGGTGCTGTTCAAGCAATCAGAGTTTGCTGCTTTCCTGACCGATGTCGGCGGTCCAACCTCGCATACGGCTATTCTCGGCCGTAGTCTGGATATTCCGTCGATTCTGGCGTTGCACAATGCGCGCCAGTTGATTCGCGACGAAGAAACCATCATTGTGGATGGCTCGGCTGGCGTGGTCATTGTTGACCCCAGCGAAACCATCCTCGAAGAATATCGCCGCAAGCAGGCAAACCATCTGCAGGAAAAAAAGCGCCTCAAGAGTCTGAAAAAGACCGAGGCGATTACGTTGGATGGTACCAAGGTTGAAGTACTGGCCAATATCGAATCGGCCGCTGATTGTGAGCATGCGCTGGAACATGGTGCGGCCGGCGTGGGTCTGTTCCGGTCCGAATTTCTGTTTCTCGGGCGCGATGATCTGCCGAGCGAAGAAGAACAATTCAATGCCTATCGCGCCGTCATGGAAGGGATGCAGGGCAAGCCTGTCACCATCCGGACGGTCGATCTGGGTCGCGACAAAATGCCCAAGTGGGCCGATCACAACGCCAGTCCCAATCCGGCGCTGGGAATGACCGGTGTGCGCCTGTGTCTGTCCGAGCCGGTGATGTTCCGCACTCAGCTGCGCGCCATGCTGCGTGCGGCGAAATTCGGCCCGCTGAAAATGCTGGTGCCGATGCTCTCTGGCATCCACGAAATCAGCCAGATCCAGTTCCACCTTGAAGAAGCCCGCGAGTCTCTGCGGGACGATGGAGTGGATTTTGGCGAGCTGCAATTAGGTGGCATGATTGAAGTGCCGGCTGCGGCACTATCGATCTCGCACTTCCTGAAAAAGCTTGATTTCGTGTCGATTGGTACCAACGATCTGATCCAGTACACCCTGGCCGTCGATCGTTGCGACGATGCGGTGGCCAATCTGTATGATCCGCTGCATCCGGCGGTGCTGCATCTGATTCGCCACGTCATTCACACGGCCGACCGGTTGGGCAAGCCCGTATCGGTTTGCGGTGAAACGGCGGGCGATCCAAACCTGACACGTCTCTTACTGGCGCTGGGATTGCGCAGTTTTTCGATGCATCCCGCCCAGTTGCTGAATGTAAAACAAGTCATCCTGAAAACGGACCTGACCTCTATGGGTTCGCTGGCGAGCCGTATCCAGCGGGCGGAAGACTCCGGCCGCGTGCGCGAATTGCTGGCGGATCTGAACGACTGA
- a CDS encoding HPr family phosphocarrier protein yields the protein MQKREADIINKLGLHARASSKLTQLASKFNCEVWLSRNGKRVNAKSIMGVMMLAAAKGARVELETNGPDEDEAMEALLGLIANRFDESE from the coding sequence ATGCAAAAGCGTGAAGCCGACATTATCAACAAGCTGGGCCTGCATGCCCGGGCATCCAGCAAGCTCACTCAGTTGGCGAGCAAATTTAATTGCGAAGTCTGGCTGAGCCGCAACGGCAAGCGCGTCAATGCAAAAAGTATTATGGGTGTCATGATGCTGGCAGCAGCCAAGGGCGCCCGCGTCGAGCTGGAAACCAATGGCCCGGATGAAGATGAGGCCATGGAGGCGTTGCTGGGGCTCATTGCCAATCGTTTTGACGAATCTGAATAA
- a CDS encoding glycosyltransferase family 4 protein: MSVPRLAIVRQKYNAAGGAERFVSRVIDALQGKVDVTLIARKWNQHGGQSTVRVRPFYIGSVWRDWSFACAVREVVAAGAFDLVQSHERIPGLPLYRAGDGVHAEWLIQRARVQSPVKRLGRWLNPYHHYLTRAERRMFEHANMRAVICVSELVKQDILRHFRIDPAKLHVIYNGIDTATWCPELRAQLRDDARARLGLTPDQVALVFVGSGFERKGVGTAVRALAQSPAQVRLLVAGKDKHQHRYETLAAELGVSDRVTFLGSLDDVRPLYAAGDACILPTLYEPFGNVILEAMSMGVPVLTTHTAGAAEWIRHGDNGFVMDALDVAGFAQAIARICDGERAAEIGARARTTVAPHTPAAMTEKLVALYQQLLPA; the protein is encoded by the coding sequence ATGAGCGTGCCGCGTCTGGCCATCGTTCGCCAGAAATACAATGCCGCAGGCGGCGCAGAACGATTCGTTAGTCGGGTCATCGATGCCTTGCAGGGCAAGGTAGATGTCACCCTGATCGCGAGGAAATGGAATCAGCATGGCGGACAATCTACCGTCCGCGTGCGCCCGTTTTACATCGGTAGCGTGTGGCGCGACTGGAGTTTTGCCTGCGCGGTACGAGAAGTTGTGGCGGCCGGGGCCTTTGATCTGGTTCAGTCGCACGAACGTATTCCCGGCCTGCCGCTCTATCGTGCGGGCGACGGTGTGCATGCCGAATGGCTGATCCAGCGCGCCCGCGTTCAGTCGCCTGTCAAGCGACTGGGGCGCTGGCTGAATCCCTACCATCATTATCTCACCCGCGCCGAACGGCGGATGTTCGAGCATGCCAATATGCGTGCCGTCATCTGCGTATCTGAACTGGTCAAGCAGGATATCCTGCGCCATTTCCGCATTGATCCAGCCAAGTTACACGTCATCTACAACGGCATCGATACGGCAACGTGGTGCCCCGAATTGCGTGCGCAACTGCGTGATGATGCGCGTGCCAGATTGGGTCTGACGCCGGATCAGGTGGCGCTGGTGTTTGTGGGCTCTGGTTTCGAGCGCAAGGGCGTGGGTACAGCCGTCCGGGCGCTCGCGCAAAGCCCGGCACAGGTGCGATTACTGGTTGCGGGCAAGGATAAACATCAGCATCGCTATGAAACACTGGCAGCGGAGCTGGGCGTGTCGGATCGGGTGACCTTTCTGGGTAGTCTGGACGACGTGCGTCCGCTCTATGCTGCGGGCGATGCCTGCATCCTGCCGACATTGTACGAACCCTTTGGCAATGTGATCCTCGAAGCCATGTCCATGGGGGTGCCGGTGCTCACTACGCATACGGCGGGTGCGGCAGAATGGATACGCCACGGTGATAATGGATTTGTCATGGATGCACTGGACGTGGCAGGCTTCGCTCAAGCGATTGCTCGGATATGCGATGGCGAAAGAGCGGCTGAGATCGGCGCGCGTGCAAGAACAACCGTTGCACCTCATACGCCCGCAGCCATGACGGAGAAACTGGTAGCCCTGTATCAGCAGTTGCTGCCTGCATAA
- a CDS encoding fimbria/pilus outer membrane usher protein, with protein sequence MSRLIHCLTLAALNSALTLEVSAAPTTFTQDFLHNFRNESPVDLSQFERSALPPGKYLLDVVINDRQLDARMVELVAAGETTRPCMNRENMPELAELFPEAHSDCIDLVALLPGVQISVDGPAQRLVIFLPQQIMQRIKRRSLRKSWDQGVDALLANYTISANRNSAGSQLSFATQMGLNTGPWRWRTSLSVVQGGKLSANRIAQLLYGYRHLSDWNGQLVVGNALAGGTVLGTNRIYGVQFHTDTDMDPDKLAGARPKVRGLARTNATIRIFQSGHQLYSRNVPPGDFLIEDLPVLLGNQDLLVRVEESDGRVQEYLQPVSVLPSMRATGESTWSLAIGRSASASDFNILSWQHARGIASEWTFNTEGVLGNRYQALSAGVTRQLGNMGALEADVSVSHYHDPFNDGRGASARVLWAKSLSDTQTDFQLIAARHDSPGYLDMNDAVALSESPRLSRRFRTKDSLQMIVQQRIGARLSVSANATQTTAWDSQDKQQVTALNANWQMSGSSLLSLSYNRTQVFGFPTATFLMLQWQMPLGIRPDNQSFMSIRRQVNDPGGSGYQASLGGAFGEKLQSNYAVTLSHGQEASLDGFLGQNTSKGLATLSFSHYSNGTSLGAQFSGGLALHRDGLTLGTMLGESAALVYTGGVGDVNILGYPNSVSDRKGYALIPSLAPYRENSILLQPGFDPAGNSAEVETLSKEVVPSRGALVRIPFKAQRGIPVLLSIRRDNGQWVPLGARIDLGEGRENWVGPRGMSYVLLPDTSGVAKVVWGDGRCTFAYDVTQSVESIRREVQCNG encoded by the coding sequence ATGTCCAGGCTCATTCACTGCCTAACCCTAGCAGCGCTCAATAGCGCATTGACGCTAGAGGTTTCGGCAGCGCCGACGACGTTTACTCAGGATTTTTTACATAATTTCCGAAACGAATCGCCTGTCGACCTCAGTCAATTTGAGCGGAGTGCTTTGCCACCGGGCAAGTACCTGCTGGATGTGGTGATCAATGATCGCCAGCTAGATGCACGCATGGTTGAACTGGTCGCGGCAGGAGAAACAACGCGTCCCTGCATGAATCGGGAAAACATGCCGGAATTAGCGGAATTGTTTCCTGAAGCGCACTCGGACTGTATCGATCTCGTTGCCTTACTGCCTGGTGTGCAAATCAGTGTGGATGGTCCGGCGCAACGGTTGGTGATTTTCCTGCCCCAGCAGATCATGCAGCGTATTAAACGCCGCTCTTTGCGCAAGAGCTGGGATCAGGGCGTGGATGCGTTATTGGCCAATTACACGATTTCTGCTAATCGCAATTCTGCGGGGAGCCAGTTGTCGTTTGCAACGCAAATGGGTCTTAATACCGGACCTTGGCGCTGGCGAACCAGCTTGTCTGTTGTGCAAGGCGGAAAGCTAAGTGCGAATCGTATTGCACAGCTGCTGTACGGTTATCGACACCTATCCGACTGGAATGGTCAGCTGGTCGTGGGGAACGCGCTTGCTGGCGGAACTGTACTTGGGACAAACCGTATTTACGGTGTGCAGTTTCATACTGATACCGATATGGATCCCGATAAACTCGCTGGCGCTCGCCCGAAAGTACGGGGGTTGGCAAGAACCAATGCCACTATTCGAATTTTCCAGTCCGGACATCAGCTCTATTCGCGTAATGTGCCTCCCGGCGATTTTCTGATTGAAGATTTGCCTGTTCTACTGGGGAATCAGGACTTACTGGTCAGAGTTGAGGAAAGTGATGGCCGGGTGCAGGAGTATTTGCAGCCTGTTTCAGTATTACCCTCCATGCGTGCAACGGGTGAAAGCACGTGGTCTCTGGCCATCGGGCGCTCAGCGAGTGCATCCGACTTTAATATATTGAGCTGGCAGCATGCACGAGGGATCGCCTCGGAATGGACCTTCAATACGGAGGGGGTGCTTGGCAATCGCTATCAGGCGCTGAGTGCAGGTGTCACCCGTCAACTGGGCAATATGGGCGCACTTGAGGCGGATGTCTCGGTGTCTCATTATCACGATCCGTTCAATGACGGACGTGGTGCGAGTGCACGTGTTTTGTGGGCAAAAAGCCTGAGTGATACGCAGACAGATTTTCAGTTGATAGCCGCCCGACATGATTCGCCCGGCTATCTCGATATGAATGATGCGGTTGCGCTTAGCGAGTCCCCTCGGCTTAGCCGCCGGTTTCGCACCAAAGATTCATTGCAGATGATCGTGCAGCAACGCATTGGTGCGCGTCTGAGTGTCAGTGCCAATGCCACGCAGACTACGGCATGGGATAGTCAGGACAAGCAGCAGGTCACAGCCCTGAACGCAAACTGGCAAATGAGTGGTAGTTCATTGCTCTCCCTCTCGTATAACCGAACGCAGGTATTCGGTTTTCCAACGGCTACCTTTTTGATGCTGCAATGGCAGATGCCACTTGGTATCCGTCCGGATAATCAGTCGTTTATGAGTATCCGGCGGCAAGTTAATGATCCGGGCGGATCAGGGTATCAAGCGTCGCTCGGCGGCGCATTTGGTGAAAAGCTGCAGTCCAATTATGCGGTGACCTTATCTCACGGACAGGAAGCCAGTCTGGACGGTTTCCTCGGTCAGAATACATCGAAAGGGTTGGCTACCCTGTCATTCAGTCATTATTCGAATGGCACATCGCTTGGTGCACAGTTTTCCGGTGGATTGGCTTTGCATCGAGATGGCCTGACTTTGGGCACCATGTTGGGTGAGTCTGCCGCACTGGTTTACACAGGAGGGGTGGGGGACGTGAATATTTTAGGGTATCCCAATTCGGTATCTGATCGAAAAGGATACGCCCTGATTCCATCGCTGGCACCTTATCGCGAAAACAGTATTTTGCTCCAACCGGGTTTTGATCCGGCAGGCAATTCTGCCGAGGTGGAGACACTGTCCAAGGAAGTTGTGCCCTCGCGAGGGGCATTGGTTCGCATTCCCTTTAAGGCTCAGCGCGGGATTCCTGTGCTGTTAAGCATTCGCCGCGATAACGGCCAGTGGGTGCCACTGGGCGCGCGTATTGATCTGGGCGAAGGACGTGAAAACTGGGTAGGTCCGCGTGGGATGAGTTATGTGCTGCTGCCTGATACCTCTGGGGTAGCCAAGGTGGTATGGGGGGATGGGCGATGTACGTTTGCCTACGACGTGACACAGTCTGTCGAGTCGATTCGGCGCGAGGTGCAATGCAATGGCTAA
- a CDS encoding GNAT family N-acetyltransferase: protein MLDPVLIALPDSIRTTRLILRPPQAGDGQHVFSAVIGSLNELLAFPASMRWLSATPTLDAMERWCRLGQANSMLRKDLPWLAFRQDTGLLVGVAELHHPDWQFRTFETGWWGRTSECGRGLMSEATRALHDFAFSELQANRIFALVDTENQASIRLAHRIGMIEEGIMRHERCDADGTPRHMHLFARTRV from the coding sequence ATGCTTGATCCTGTCCTGATTGCATTACCTGACAGCATCCGCACCACCCGCCTGATATTACGGCCACCGCAGGCAGGAGACGGCCAGCATGTCTTTTCGGCAGTGATCGGTTCGCTGAATGAATTGCTCGCCTTTCCGGCATCCATGCGCTGGTTGAGCGCAACGCCCACTCTGGATGCCATGGAGCGCTGGTGCCGTTTGGGTCAAGCCAACAGTATGTTGCGCAAGGATCTTCCCTGGCTCGCCTTTCGCCAGGACACAGGTTTGCTTGTAGGAGTGGCGGAGCTACACCATCCCGACTGGCAATTTCGCACATTTGAAACGGGCTGGTGGGGGCGGACAAGCGAATGCGGACGGGGATTGATGAGCGAGGCGACCCGTGCGCTTCACGATTTTGCGTTTAGCGAATTACAAGCAAACCGGATCTTTGCGCTGGTTGATACGGAAAATCAGGCATCCATCCGCCTTGCGCACCGGATCGGCATGATCGAGGAGGGCATCATGCGTCATGAGCGCTGTGACGCAGACGGTACGCCGCGCCACATGCATCTGTTTGCGCGGACGCGCGTCTAA